In Lathamus discolor isolate bLatDis1 chromosome 1, bLatDis1.hap1, whole genome shotgun sequence, the following are encoded in one genomic region:
- the RNF4 gene encoding E3 ubiquitin-protein ligase RNF4 → MSSGQRKRRGGAVNSRQVRKRNRLMASTAEMASEAEPIELEESAGEEVVDLTCESSDPVVVDLTHNDSVVIVEENQGQRRNLRLRSQRQSDSCVLSSDDEDETRDNDVYVTHKLSRELGPLEDETASSKPSGTVSCPICMDFYSEIVQSGRLIVSTKCGHVFCSQCLRDSLRNANSCPTCRKKLTHRQYHPIYI, encoded by the exons ATGAGCTCA GGTCAACGCAAGCGCCGTGGAGGAGCAGTGAATTCCAGGCAAGTTCGGAAGCGAAACAGGCTAATGGCTTCTACAGCAGAAATGGCTTCAGAAGCAGAGCCAATAGAGCTTGAAGAAAGTG CTGGTGAAGAAGTTGTAGACCTCACATGTGAATCTTCTGATCCTGTAGTCGTTGATCTCACTCACAATGATTCTGTTGTG ATTGTTGAAG aGAATCAAGGACAAAGGAGAAATCTGAGACTCAGAAGCCAGCGACAGTCAGACAGCTGTGTATTAAGTAGCGATGATGAAGATGAAACAAGAGACAATGATGTGTATGTGACACATAAACTGTCTCGAGAATTGGGACCACTTGAAGATGAAACTGCAAGTTCAAA GCCATCTGGTACTGTTAGCTGTCCAATTTGCATGGATTTCTACTCGGAG ATTGTGCAAAGCGGACGACTGATTGTGTCAACTAAATGCGGCCATGTCTTCTGCAGTCAGTGTCTCCGTGATTCCCTAAGGAATGCCAACTCATGCCCAACCTGCAGGAAGAAACTCACTCACAGACAATATCATCCCATTTATATATGA